From Rhodopseudomonas palustris:
GCGAGCGCCTCGCTGCGCTGGCGGATGCCGGGCTGTGCCACGTCCAGATCAGCTTTCAGGGCAACGAGCCGGCCGTTGCGGACCGCGTCGGCGGCTTCGCCGGCGGCCATGCCAGGAAGGTCGAGGTCGCCCGCTGGACCCGCGAGCTCGATCTGCCGCTCACCGTCAACGCGGTGATGCACCGGCAGAACCTGCATCAATTGCCCGACATCATCGAGATGGCGGTGGCGCTCGACGCCGACCGGCTCGAAGTCGCCAATGTGCAATATTACGGCTGGGCGCTGAAGAACCGCGCCGCCCTGATGCCGACGCTGCAGCAGATCGAGGATTGCACGGCGATCGTGGAGGCCGCGCAGTCGCGGCTGAAGGGGCAGCTCGCAATCGACTACGTCGTGCCGGATTACTACGCGCTGCGACCGAAGACATGCATGGGCGGCTGGGGCCGGCAGTTCTTCAACATCTCGCCGAGCGGCAAGGTGCTGCCGTGCCACGCCGCCGAGACCATCACCGGCCTCGCCTTCGATTCGGTGCGCGGAGGTGCGTCGATCGCCGAGATCTGGCGCAATTCGGAGGCGCTGAACCGCTATCGCGGCACCTCGTGGATGCAGCAGCCCTGTGCGAGCTGCGCCTTCAAGGAGATCGATTTCGGCGGCTGCCGCTGCCAGGCCTTCGCGCTGGCCGGCGACGCGGCCGCGACCGATCCGGCCTGCGCGCTGTCGCCGCTGCACGAGCGGATCTT
This genomic window contains:
- the pqqE gene encoding pyrroloquinoline quinone biosynthesis protein PqqE, with translation MSAAVNETHHQVDGVAALESRGSVPESFGIPLAVLLEVTHRCPLQCPYCSNPVELERGGAELATDEWKRVLSELAAIGVLQVHFSGGEPTARKDLVELVRHATDVGLYTNLITSAVLLTRERLAALADAGLCHVQISFQGNEPAVADRVGGFAGGHARKVEVARWTRELDLPLTVNAVMHRQNLHQLPDIIEMAVALDADRLEVANVQYYGWALKNRAALMPTLQQIEDCTAIVEAAQSRLKGQLAIDYVVPDYYALRPKTCMGGWGRQFFNISPSGKVLPCHAAETITGLAFDSVRGGASIAEIWRNSEALNRYRGTSWMQQPCASCAFKEIDFGGCRCQAFALAGDAAATDPACALSPLHERIFKTAEAEAEAGGEKFVYRNFAGGTAEGG